Proteins encoded within one genomic window of Aspergillus nidulans FGSC A4 chromosome VII:
- a CDS encoding uncharacterized protein (transcript_id=CADANIAT00008660), with protein sequence MGLVSSASSHLISPSPLPTLLFSPLTFLLLFYPSSKTILPWVWLCSYPGLPFRTQTFPEPLDAFNCSPSLSRTSNPALPVPVSVCRPDRPSLHTALVGTGLMSTLQIPEGGLSLLRDGPGDDTGAKPAQIMRLNLAQSTLDELIESLRADQPARIRLGKHQTLYYGSNKSQHFHSTPESHQSEIYTKDTTGNGTLYFTGVLSHSLEVQKAQEATAATDQALANLEQSLSAFERGKESKKTHMITDISEVKALRAGDSRSSKLLARMPSSKVELEKDRLLKTKSNANRSVSSSPALGVARSPVSIPPLTPTSAPLSQNKDRLRLEALKIPFIHLLAIRAVSTKFLARQTRSSIEDCATLAQKYGIENRIDPEKFDLRDKVYRELDVWKFPYPSQEDRQEAIENAISAFDRMRISRSDKLWQSLLPKEERGKGKCLSRLDLRTGPIKKALTPRIQISDETGKEGETTIQEADKSAARGSGSSKTGESSAASKSGINTQKNAKRQPTKGKTTANSTLTGRVTKKSDKKPPSKVESKFKSAEYVHDSDEDDTELPDVSSSEKSQPQRTQPKPKPKPLIKSTESKASREPSHVPTPRVDQSDAPAPKPDLPSHNKPTATKRPPSSLPPSQKSINKTSPPAPSPPAKSSDPQSRSRSSSQNNTSSSSSSPLISQMSRPRITAERPVTKLSAKPNGVARTPESTNSLKRKADLERPSIHSASRLHSDLDHKRRRAVSASSGSTGSASPPLSRELLLRQLREKSQKFKQFYAKYRALHDAMAAHPDPPRAELEKLQKQHVRLQRMKKEIWDEDRRLRDGL encoded by the exons ATGG GCCTGGTTTCTTCGgcatcatctcatctcatctcgCCCTCTCCCCTTCctactctcctcttctctcctctcaccttccttctcctcttctacCCTAGCTCCAAGACGATTCTGCCATGGGTCTGGCTGTGTTCATACCCTGGTCTGCCCTTTCGCACGCAAACCTTCCCTGAGCCTCTCGACG CTTTCAACTGCTCTCCGTCCCTGTCCCGGACCTCGAATCCAGCCTTGCCTGTACCAGTCTCCGTTTGCCGGCCCGACCGTCCTTCTCTACATACCGCACTCGTTGGTACCGGCCTGATGTCCACCCTACAAATTCCCGAGGGGGGCTTGTCTCTGCTAAGAGACGGCCCCGGAGACGATACCGGAGCCAAACCTGCTCAGATAATGCGTTTGAATCTCGCCCAGAGTACCCTTGACGAGCTGATCGAGAGTCTCCGTGCCGACCAACCAGCCCGAATCCGCCTCGGAAAGCACCAAACCCTCTACTACGGCTCAAACAAGTCACAACATTTCCATTCCACGCCCGAGTCCCACCAGTCTGAGATATACACAAAAGACACCACAGGGAATGGGACGTTATACTTCACTGGTGTTCTAAGTCACAGCTTAGAGGTCCAAAAAGCCCAAGAGGCAACCGCGGCTACCGACCAAGCTCTGGCCAACCTCGAGCAAAGCTTGAGTGCTTTTGAAAGAGGGAAAGAATCTAAGAAGACCCATATGATCACCGATATTTCTGAAGTGAAAGCTCTGCGCGCGGGTGACAGCCGATCAAGCAAGCTCCTTGCCCGTATGCCCTCAAGTaaggtggagctggagaaggataGATTGCTGAAGACCAAGTCAAACGCCAACCGCTCAGTATCTTCAAGCCCTGCTCTAGGCGTTGCCCGGTCACCTGTCTCGATCCCTCCTCTCACTCCCACCTCAGCTCCACTGTCTCAGAACAAagaccgcctccgcctcgAAGCTCTCAAGATCCCTTTCATTCACCTCTTAGCGATTCGTGCTGTCTCAACTAAGTTTCTCGCCCGCCAGACCCGCTCCTCCATCGAAGATTGTGCAACCTTGGCTCAAAAGTACGGAATTGAGAACCGAATCGACCCGGAGAAATTCGATCTTCGAGATAAAGTCTACAGGGAATTGGACGTGTGGAAATTTCCTTACCCGTCTCAGGAAGACAGGCAGGAAGCGATAGAAAATGCTATCTCAGCCTTTGATCGCATGAGGATTTCCCGCTCCGATAAACTATGGCAGAGCTTACTCCCTAAGGAAGAGCGTGGGAAAGGCAAGTGTCTGTCGCGGCTGGACTTGCGGACAGGCCCTATAAAGAAAGCTTTGACTCCTAGGATACAAATTTCCGACGAGACTggcaaggagggagagaCAACAATTCAGGAGGCCGACAAATCTGCTGCACGCGGTTCGGGCTCAAGCAAGACTGGCGAGTCTAGCGCCGCTTCAAAGTCTGGTATAAATACGCAGAAGAATGCTAAAAGGCAGCCTACAAAGGGCAAAACGACAGCCAATAGCACATTGACTGGTCGTGTCACCAAAAAGTCAGACAAAAAACCGCCGTCGAAAGTGGAGAGCAAATTCAAGTCTGCGGAATATGTACACGACTCAGACGAAGACGACACTGAGCTACCAGACGTTTCTTCGTCAGAGAAATCTCAACCCCAGCGGACACAGCCGAAACCGAAGCCCAAGCCGCTTATAAAATCCACTGAATCGAAAGCTTCCCGAGAACCTTCCCATGTACCAACTCCCAGAGTTGATCAGAGTGACGCTCCGGCACCCAAACCAGACCTTCCTTCTCACAACAAACCTACCGCAACCAAAAGACCTCCGTCATCTTTACCGCCAAGCCAGAAGTCCATCAACAAAACATCCCCCCCTGCACCATCACCTCCCGCTAAATCCTCTGATCCACAAAGCCGGAGCCGATCATCCAGCCAAAATAATACttcaagctcatcatcttcgccgcTGATAAGTCAGATGTCAAGACCGCGTATAACAGCAGAACGACCTGTCACAAAACTGTCAGCTAAACCAAATGGAGTGGCGAGGACACCCGAGTCGACAAACTCTTTGAAGCGCAAGGCTGACTTAGAGCGGCCCTCAATCCACAGTGCTAGCCGCCTGCATAGTGATCTGGATCACAAACGGCGGCGGGCAGTGAGCGCTTCGAGCGGCAGCACCGGGAGCGCATCGCCCCCACTCAGTCGCGAGTTGCTTCTGCGACAATTGCGGGAAAAGTCACAAAAGTTTAAACAATTTTATGCCAAGTATCGTGCACTGCACGACGCAATGGCAGCCCACCCTGACCCGCCGCGGGCAGAACTAGAGAAGCTACAGAAACAGCATGTTCGCCTCCAacggatgaagaaggaaattTGGGATGAAGATAGGCGACTCCGCGACGGACTTTAA
- a CDS encoding uncharacterized protein (transcript_id=CADANIAT00008659) → MCLKNLAVDNGFVSEVTPEEPTNSLQEIGYRLLMEPFTLWTDCVVATALSMTEYILGDDRQDRSSQTEISSRLLRLSNARNDFARKSGYSDQNRAVDSKEKEN, encoded by the exons ATGTGCCTGAAGAACTTGGCAGTCGATAACGGCTTCGTATCCGAAGTTACGCCCGAGGAGCCTACGAACAGCCTTCAGGAAATTGGATACCGTTTGTTGATGGAGCCCTT TACTCTGTGGACTG ATTGTGTTGTTGCAACGGCCCTGAGTATGACGGAGTATATACT GGGCGATGATCGTCAGGACCGGTCGTCTCAGACCGAGATCTCCAGTAGATTGCTCAGACTCAGCAACGCCCGAAACGACTTTGCACGAAAATCTGGTTATTCAGACCAAAATCGCGCGGTCGACtcgaaggaaaaggaaaattGA
- a CDS encoding putative aspartate aminotransferase (transcript_id=CADANIAT00008658), whose amino-acid sequence MLSTLKVASRQAASRNASVRSVFAGARCASTWSNVPQGPPDAILGITEAYKADSFKEKINLGVGAYRDDQGKPYVLPSVRAAEDKVVASRFDKEYAGITGIPSFTKAAAQLAYGADSPVLKEDRLVITQSISGTGALRIGGAFLQRFYPGAKKIYLPTPSWANHNAVFKDSGLEVEKYRYYNKDTIGLDFEGLVEDLKAAPNNSIILLHACAHNPTGVDPTQDQWRQISNVMKEKGHFAFFDMAYQGFASGNADTDAFAPRHFVEQGHNIALCQSFAKNMGLYGERVGAFSLVCESAEEKKRVDSQIKILIRPFYSNPPVHGARVASTIMNDPALNKQWLGEVKGMADRIIEMRALLKKNLEELGSKHDWTHITSQIGMFAYTGLKPEQMEALAKEHSVYATKDGRISVAGITTGNVKRLAESIYKVTG is encoded by the exons ATGCTTTCTACTCTAAAAGTCGCCAGCCGCCAGGCTGCCTCGCGCAATGCTAGCGTGCGCTCCGTGTTTGCCGGTGCCAGATGTGCTTCCACCTGGTCCAATGTTCCCCAGGGTCCTCCT GACGCTATCCTTGGTATCACCGAGGCCTACAAGGCCGACAGTTTCAAGGAAAAGATCAACCTGGGTGTTGGTGCCTACC GTGACGACCAGGGTAAGCCCTACGTTCTGCCCTCCGTCCGCGCCGCCGAGGACAAGGTTGTTGCATCGCGTTTCGATAAGGAATATGCTGGAATCACCGGTATCCCCTCGTTCACCAAGGCTGCCGCGCAGCTGGCCTACGGAGCGGACTCTCCCGTTTTGAAGGAGGACCGTCTCGTGATCACCCAGTCCATCTCTGGTACCGGTGCTCTGAGGATCGGCGGCGCTTTCCTTCAGCGTTTCTATCCCGGCGCAAAGAAGATCTATCTCCCTACTCCCAGCTGGGCCAACCACAACGCTGTCTTCAAGGACTCGGGCTTGGAGGTTGAGAAGTACCGCTACTACAACAAGGACACCATCGGCCTCGACTTTGAGGGTCTCGTCGAGGACCTCAAGGCTGCTCCCAACAACAgcatcatccttctccaTGCTTGCGCTCACAACCCCACCGGTGTCGACCCTACCCAGGACCAGTGGCGCCAGATTAGCAACGtaatgaaggagaagggccaCTTTGCCTTCTTCGACATGGCTTACCAGGGCTTCGCCAGTGGAAACGCCGATACCGACGCCTTTGCGCCTCGACACTTCGTTGAGCAGGGCCACAACATCGCTCTGTGCCAAAGTTTCGCCAAGAACATG GGACTCTACGGTGAGCGTGTCGGTGCTTTCTCTCTCGTCTGCGAATCcgccgaggagaagaagcgtgTCGACTCTCAGATCAAGATCCTCATTCGTCCCTTCTACTCCAACCCTCCCGTGCACGGTGCTCGTGTCGCCTCGACTATCATGAATGACCCTGCGCTTAACAAGCAATGGCTCGGCGAGGTTAAGGGCATGGCTGACCGCATCATTGAGATGCGTGCTCTTCTCaagaagaacctggaagagcttggcAGCAAGCACGACTGGACGCACATCACCAGCCAG ATCGGCATGTTTGCTTACACTGGTCTCAAGCCCGAGCAGATGGAGGCTCTTGCCAAGGAG CACTCCGTCTACGCCACCAAGGACGGCCGTATCTCAGTGGCTGGTATCACTACGGGCAACGTCAAGCGCCTTGCCGAATCCATCTACAAGGTGACTGGTTAA